In Nocardia asteroides, a single genomic region encodes these proteins:
- a CDS encoding hemophore-related protein, translated as MTSFRSRPIVATLAASGIAAFGVLFSSGVASAAPLDQLAEPLLRSDCSFAQVDAALHDQAPELAALIDSYPSQKAELAERFDVPVEQRRAELQRAIQENPEAAQQAQNDPRTQQLAGVLQRVADTCKQY; from the coding sequence ATGACGTCATTCCGCAGTCGCCCCATCGTCGCCACCCTCGCCGCGAGCGGCATCGCCGCCTTCGGGGTGCTGTTCTCGTCGGGCGTGGCCTCGGCCGCCCCGCTGGATCAGCTGGCCGAGCCGCTGCTGCGCTCCGACTGCAGCTTCGCCCAGGTGGACGCCGCGCTGCACGACCAGGCCCCGGAACTCGCCGCCCTGATCGACTCCTACCCCAGCCAGAAGGCCGAGCTCGCCGAGCGCTTCGACGTCCCCGTCGAGCAGCGCCGCGCCGAGCTCCAGCGCGCCATCCAGGAGAACCCGGAGGCGGCCCAGCAGGCCCAGAACGACCCTCGCACCCAGCAGCTCGCGGGCGTCCTCCAGCGGGTCGCCGACACCTGCAAGCAGTACTGA
- a CDS encoding AMP-binding protein: MSTEHEYRPVYQTSLVDPAEFWAAAAEHVEWVVPPGKIVEPAHRPVAEWFPDATMNTSVNALDRHIAAGRGDLPALIHVSSMTKPGELVTTTLTFTELLDRVARFAGAMAGLGVRAGDRVVIYLPMIPEAVVAMLACARIGAVHSVVFGGFAAPELAARISDAEPVLILTASGGLEPGRNIDYLPIVERALELAGSAATVIVKQRPQWGPARDFADQGGRWLDWAETVRDAPAAEPVPVAASDPLYVLYTSGTTGKPKGVVRDNGGHAVALAWSMRNIYDVGPGQVMWAASDVGWVVGHSYIVYAPLLVGATTLMYEGKPVGTPDAGVFWRIAQEQNVRVLFTAPTALRAIRRADPEAALAHRADLSGLRALFCAGERLDPATYEWAADVLLAEHPECPVVDHWWQTETGWPICANPLGLQQLPIKPGSASVPVPGFRIRVLDAEGNPVAAGTEGNIVIGLPLPPGTLTGLWNDDERFDRSYTAAFPGHYLTGDSGYFDEDGYLFVLGRSDDVINMAGHRLSAGSIEAAVAGHAAVAECAVVGVPDELKGHRPLAYVVLKAGVEVAPEELRAELIARVREQIGAIAALHDVVVVTALPKTRSGKILRRTIRQITAGEDVEVPATIEDPAVLTAFEDRVRLTRPAGG; this comes from the coding sequence GTGAGCACCGAACACGAATATCGGCCGGTCTACCAGACCAGCCTGGTGGATCCCGCGGAGTTCTGGGCGGCGGCCGCCGAGCACGTCGAGTGGGTGGTCCCGCCCGGCAAGATCGTCGAGCCCGCGCACCGGCCGGTGGCCGAGTGGTTCCCGGACGCCACGATGAACACCTCGGTGAACGCTCTCGACCGGCACATCGCGGCCGGCCGCGGCGATCTACCCGCCTTGATCCACGTCTCCTCGATGACCAAACCCGGCGAGCTGGTCACCACCACGCTCACCTTCACCGAGCTGCTCGACCGGGTGGCGCGCTTCGCGGGCGCCATGGCCGGGCTCGGCGTGCGGGCGGGCGATCGTGTCGTGATCTATCTGCCGATGATCCCGGAGGCCGTGGTCGCCATGCTCGCCTGCGCCCGGATCGGCGCGGTGCACTCGGTGGTGTTCGGCGGCTTCGCGGCGCCGGAACTGGCGGCCCGGATCTCCGACGCCGAGCCGGTGCTGATCCTCACCGCCTCCGGCGGGCTGGAGCCTGGCCGCAACATCGACTACCTGCCGATCGTCGAGCGGGCGCTGGAGCTGGCCGGGTCGGCGGCCACCGTGATCGTCAAGCAGCGGCCGCAGTGGGGGCCGGCCCGGGATTTCGCGGACCAGGGCGGGCGCTGGCTGGACTGGGCGGAGACGGTGCGCGACGCGCCCGCCGCCGAGCCGGTGCCGGTCGCGGCGAGCGACCCGCTCTATGTCCTCTACACCTCGGGCACCACCGGCAAGCCGAAGGGCGTGGTGCGCGACAACGGCGGGCACGCCGTCGCGCTCGCCTGGTCCATGCGCAATATCTATGACGTCGGCCCGGGGCAGGTCATGTGGGCGGCCTCGGATGTGGGCTGGGTCGTCGGCCACTCCTATATCGTGTATGCCCCGCTGCTGGTCGGCGCGACCACACTGATGTACGAGGGCAAGCCGGTCGGCACACCGGACGCCGGGGTGTTCTGGCGGATCGCGCAGGAGCAGAACGTGCGGGTGCTGTTCACCGCGCCGACCGCGCTGCGCGCCATCCGCCGCGCCGACCCGGAGGCCGCGCTGGCGCACCGCGCCGACCTCTCCGGGCTGCGCGCGCTCTTCTGCGCCGGGGAGCGGCTCGACCCGGCCACCTACGAGTGGGCCGCCGACGTGCTGCTCGCCGAGCACCCGGAGTGCCCGGTGGTCGACCACTGGTGGCAGACCGAGACCGGGTGGCCGATCTGCGCCAACCCGCTCGGGCTACAGCAGCTGCCGATCAAGCCGGGGTCGGCCAGCGTCCCGGTGCCCGGCTTCCGGATCCGGGTGCTCGACGCCGAGGGCAACCCGGTCGCCGCGGGTACCGAGGGCAATATCGTCATCGGCCTCCCGCTGCCCCCCGGCACGCTGACCGGGCTCTGGAACGACGACGAGCGCTTCGACCGCAGCTACACCGCCGCCTTCCCCGGCCACTACCTGACCGGCGACTCCGGCTACTTCGACGAGGACGGCTACCTGTTCGTGCTCGGCCGCAGCGACGACGTCATCAACATGGCCGGGCACCGGCTCTCCGCGGGCAGCATCGAGGCCGCGGTGGCCGGGCACGCGGCGGTCGCGGAGTGCGCGGTGGTCGGGGTGCCGGACGAGCTCAAGGGGCACCGGCCGCTGGCCTACGTGGTGCTCAAGGCCGGGGTCGAGGTGGCGCCGGAGGAGCTGCGGGCCGAGCTGATCGCGCGGGTGCGCGAGCAGATCGGGGCGATCGCGGCGCTGCACGACGTGGTCGTGGTGACGGCGCTGCCCAAGACCAGGTCCGGGAAGATCCTGCGGCGCACGATCCGGCAGATCACCGCGGGCGAGGACGTGGAGGTGCCTGCCACCATCGAGGACCCGGCGGTGCTCACCGCGTTCGAGGACCGGGTGCGGCTCACCCGGCCCGCGGGCGGCTGA
- a CDS encoding ATP-binding protein: MRDAARSGKKRWALGNWDLRWKVTAVLAVPLAVAVGLGVSRITSEFTEANRLAQVAENVTAIPAVTGLSANVATVVGSQMVSLMPGSSVVTDQNLTDLDKAIGEAEGAAGRLDGVTGARAALDSMINDAKAVQTQGKSPTLQYSDGLGVIDRVRNNSIRIVESAVGQVSDPGVDQAKLRLVDSLNTRATLVSELAGFAEVLRDRDAGVQSFLTGAAAERQLLNVLANRFPAGDTSIADLRAGIDTRTELLTGPAATAGQLPIGELKNSLTGSLDVYERVVARATRDIDTAMNSLASTANRDAFTYTAVVIATILAALLLAVFVARSMIVPLHRLRLAALRVAESDLPHEVAQLRTGAAPEDVPLEPMPIRSSEEIGQLARAVDDIHGQALRLASDQAQMRSQVNDMFETLARRSKSLVDHQLSLIEAMEYDEKDPRLLENLFRLDHLAARMRRNGDNLLILAGTKQRRAKSAPVEIADVLRAAISEVEDYERVKLGATPRGSLKEPAASDLAHLFAELLDNALRASPPETDVKFTFAQAHDQGLLIEVADRGIGMPPPEMAEINRRLEKTAEPGPDTARHMGLFVVGRLAERHGLTVRLRPTFDTARDPGVTVTVHVPVGLIVSGQAGVPKAAPAVPSPGQPQRPQQAAPAAPAPAAPMQTRSIQRTTGGNVMVTVDPGVSGPISAGTGAPPAAAGAGGGLPQRQPGNAMASASGQPGGASLRSSSEAAQAAQAAQAAGSGNTPQLGKLAAANLPKRTVGGAVPPRQPGTPQPAPGGTPPRAPGQNGTGGLPQRQPGANGAPGAAGGGLPQRQPGANGAPAGERPGDSAPPSGPVNLAGAPAEPRTERPGGLPQRQPGASGAPRPAPGISHPGTGAIPQRRPGAEPPREPASGLPPREPRETPLPSREVPLASRETGLPQRQSGADRGAPPQRDGLAGRETGLPQRGEQGSREGGLPQRGAPGLPQRGESGVPGREGGLPQRDGLVGRDTGLPQRGENGLPSRDGGLPQRGENGLPQRGENGLPQRDGGLPQRGESGLPQRGDGGLPQRDAGLPQRGESGLPQRGENGLPQRGENGLPQRGENGLPQRGENGLPQRGENGLPQRDGGLPQRGDNNLPQRGESGLPQRGENGLPQRGDNSLPQRDGGLPQRGDNSLPLRGESGLPQRDGGLPQRGENGLPQRGENGLPQRDGGLPQRGDNSLSQRDGGLPQRGENGLPQRGDNSLSQRGEAGHPQRGENGLPGLPQRGENGLPTRQPGTQTPPGLPRRNPGAMVAPHEPPPPSVALPRRAPAGPTSGAQPEVGAETGRHSRANPQRTASFFQSRLQPAPEGGVAAGGSPIFAEMMSAWLSDPDPDRSEVAAAFESPGDEGWLAARRASEAQAENRTAAGLPQRNPGVRLVPGAVSGQANRTPPRDPETIRSSLSRHQQGVRDGRAMRAMNLTGDKGDL; this comes from the coding sequence ATGCGTGACGCCGCTAGGTCCGGCAAGAAGCGCTGGGCGCTCGGCAACTGGGACCTGCGCTGGAAGGTCACGGCCGTGCTCGCCGTGCCGCTCGCGGTCGCGGTCGGCCTCGGCGTTTCGAGGATCACCTCGGAGTTCACGGAGGCCAACCGGCTCGCCCAGGTGGCCGAGAACGTCACCGCGATTCCGGCCGTCACCGGCCTGAGCGCGAACGTCGCGACCGTCGTCGGTTCCCAGATGGTGTCGCTGATGCCCGGCTCGTCGGTGGTCACCGACCAGAACCTGACCGACCTGGACAAGGCGATCGGCGAGGCCGAGGGCGCCGCGGGCCGCCTGGACGGCGTCACCGGCGCCCGCGCGGCGCTGGACAGCATGATCAACGACGCCAAGGCCGTGCAGACCCAGGGCAAGTCCCCGACGCTGCAGTACTCGGACGGCCTCGGCGTCATCGACCGGGTCCGCAACAACAGCATCCGGATCGTGGAATCGGCCGTCGGCCAGGTCAGCGACCCCGGGGTGGACCAGGCCAAGCTGCGGCTCGTCGACTCGCTGAACACCCGCGCCACCCTGGTCTCCGAGCTGGCGGGCTTCGCCGAGGTGCTGCGCGACCGGGACGCGGGCGTGCAGTCCTTCCTCACCGGCGCCGCCGCCGAGCGGCAGCTGCTGAACGTGCTCGCCAACCGCTTCCCCGCGGGCGACACCTCCATCGCCGACCTGCGCGCGGGCATCGACACCCGCACCGAGCTGCTCACCGGCCCCGCCGCGACCGCGGGCCAGCTGCCCATCGGCGAGCTGAAGAACTCGCTCACCGGCAGCCTCGACGTCTACGAGCGGGTGGTCGCGCGGGCGACCCGCGACATCGACACCGCGATGAACTCGCTGGCCTCGACGGCCAACCGGGACGCCTTCACCTACACCGCCGTCGTGATCGCGACCATCCTCGCCGCGCTGCTGCTCGCCGTCTTCGTCGCGCGCTCGATGATCGTGCCGCTGCACCGGCTGCGGCTGGCCGCGCTGCGGGTCGCCGAGAGCGACCTGCCGCACGAGGTCGCCCAGCTGCGCACCGGCGCCGCCCCCGAGGACGTGCCGCTGGAGCCGATGCCGATCCGCAGCTCCGAGGAGATCGGCCAGCTGGCCCGCGCGGTCGACGACATCCACGGCCAGGCGCTGCGCCTCGCGAGCGACCAGGCGCAGATGCGCTCCCAGGTCAACGACATGTTCGAGACCCTGGCGCGGCGCTCCAAGTCGCTCGTCGACCATCAGCTCAGCCTGATCGAGGCGATGGAGTACGACGAGAAGGACCCGCGGCTGCTGGAGAACCTCTTCCGGCTCGACCACCTCGCCGCCCGCATGCGCCGCAACGGCGACAACCTGCTCATCCTGGCCGGCACCAAGCAGCGCAGGGCCAAGTCGGCCCCGGTCGAGATCGCCGACGTGCTGCGCGCCGCCATCTCCGAGGTGGAGGACTACGAGCGGGTCAAGCTCGGCGCCACCCCGCGCGGCTCGCTCAAGGAGCCGGCCGCCTCCGACCTCGCGCACCTCTTCGCCGAGCTGCTGGACAACGCGCTGCGCGCCTCCCCGCCGGAGACCGACGTCAAGTTCACCTTCGCGCAGGCGCACGACCAGGGGCTGCTGATCGAGGTCGCGGACCGCGGCATCGGCATGCCGCCGCCGGAGATGGCCGAGATCAACCGCAGGCTGGAGAAGACCGCCGAGCCGGGGCCGGACACCGCGCGGCACATGGGCCTCTTCGTGGTCGGCAGGCTGGCCGAGCGGCACGGCCTCACCGTGCGGCTGCGCCCCACCTTCGACACCGCGCGCGACCCGGGCGTCACCGTGACCGTGCACGTCCCGGTCGGGCTGATCGTCTCCGGCCAGGCCGGTGTGCCCAAGGCCGCGCCTGCCGTGCCGTCGCCCGGCCAGCCGCAGCGCCCGCAGCAGGCCGCCCCCGCGGCGCCTGCTCCGGCCGCGCCGATGCAGACCCGTTCCATCCAGCGGACAACGGGCGGAAACGTCATGGTGACCGTCGACCCCGGGGTCAGCGGACCGATCTCCGCCGGCACCGGCGCACCGCCCGCCGCGGCGGGTGCGGGCGGCGGGCTGCCGCAGCGGCAGCCGGGCAATGCCATGGCCTCGGCGAGCGGGCAGCCGGGCGGGGCGAGCCTGCGCTCCTCCTCCGAAGCGGCGCAGGCCGCACAGGCCGCACAGGCGGCGGGGTCGGGGAACACCCCGCAGCTGGGCAAGCTGGCGGCGGCGAACCTGCCGAAGCGCACGGTCGGCGGAGCGGTGCCGCCGCGTCAGCCGGGTACTCCGCAGCCGGCGCCCGGCGGTACGCCGCCGCGCGCGCCAGGGCAGAACGGAACCGGCGGGCTGCCGCAGCGGCAGCCGGGCGCGAACGGTGCGCCCGGGGCCGCCGGTGGCGGGCTGCCGCAGCGGCAGCCGGGGGCCAACGGTGCTCCCGCCGGGGAGCGGCCGGGTGATTCGGCGCCGCCCTCCGGGCCGGTGAACCTGGCGGGTGCGCCCGCCGAGCCGCGGACCGAACGTCCCGGTGGGCTGCCACAGCGGCAGCCGGGTGCCTCGGGCGCGCCGCGGCCGGCGCCGGGGATCTCGCATCCTGGCACCGGAGCCATTCCACAGCGCCGTCCCGGCGCCGAGCCGCCGCGCGAGCCCGCCTCCGGGCTGCCGCCGCGGGAGCCGCGGGAGACGCCGCTGCCCTCGCGTGAGGTGCCGCTGGCGTCGCGGGAGACCGGGTTGCCGCAGCGGCAGTCCGGTGCCGATCGCGGTGCGCCGCCGCAGCGGGACGGGCTCGCCGGGCGCGAGACCGGGCTTCCGCAGCGCGGTGAGCAGGGATCCCGCGAGGGTGGGCTGCCGCAGCGTGGTGCGCCCGGGCTGCCCCAGCGGGGCGAGAGCGGGGTGCCCGGCCGTGAGGGTGGGCTGCCGCAGCGGGACGGTCTCGTCGGCCGGGACACCGGCCTTCCGCAGCGCGGGGAGAACGGTCTGCCGTCCCGCGACGGCGGGTTGCCGCAGCGTGGGGAGAACGGCTTGCCCCAGCGGGGTGAGAACGGTCTGCCCCAGCGCGATGGCGGTCTGCCCCAGCGTGGGGAGAGCGGCCTTCCGCAGCGGGGCGACGGCGGTCTCCCGCAGCGCGACGCTGGTCTTCCGCAGCGCGGCGAGAGCGGGTTGCCCCAGCGGGGCGAGAACGGTCTCCCGCAGCGCGGGGAGAACGGTCTGCCTCAGCGAGGCGAGAACGGCCTGCCTCAGCGAGGCGAGAACGGCCTGCCTCAGCGAGGCGAGAACGGCCTGCCGCAGCGCGATGGGGGACTCCCGCAGCGTGGCGACAACAACCTCCCGCAGCGCGGCGAGAGTGGTCTTCCGCAGCGCGGGGAGAACGGCCTCCCGCAGCGGGGCGACAACAGCCTCCCGCAGCGCGACGGCGGACTCCCGCAGCGTGGCGACAACAGCCTTCCGCTGCGCGGGGAGAGCGGTCTTCCGCAGCGCGACGGTGGTCTTCCGCAGCGTGGGGAGAACGGCCTGCCCCAGCGGGGCGAGAACGGTCTCCCGCAGCGCGACGGTGGTCTCCCGCAGCGGGGCGACAACAGCCTGTCGCAGCGCGACGGTGGTCTCCCCCAACGGGGCGAGAACGGTCTCCCCCAACGGGGTGACAACAGCCTGTCGCAGCGCGGCGAGGCGGGACACCCGCAGCGCGGGGAGAACGGCCTGCCCGGCCTGCCCCAGCGGGGCGAGAACGGCCTGCCGACCCGGCAGCCGGGCACGCAGACCCCGCCCGGCCTCCCGCGCCGTAACCCCGGAGCCATGGTGGCCCCGCACGAGCCCCCACCGCCGAGCGTCGCGCTCCCGCGCCGCGCCCCGGCCGGGCCCACCTCCGGCGCCCAGCCGGAGGTCGGCGCGGAGACCGGGCGGCACAGCAGGGCCAACCCGCAGCGCACCGCCTCGTTCTTCCAGAGCAGGCTGCAGCCCGCCCCCGAGGGCGGCGTCGCGGCAGGCGGTTCGCCGATCTTCGCCGAGATGATGTCGGCGTGGCTCTCCGACCCCGACCCGGACCGGTCCGAGGTCGCCGCCGCGTTCGAATCGCCCGGCGACGAGGGCTGGCTCGCTGCCCGCAGGGCCAGCGAGGCCCAGGCCGAGAACCGCACCGCCGCGGGGCTGCCGCAACGCAATCCGGGTGTCCGGCTCGTTCCGGGCGCCGTGAGCGGCCAGGCCAACCGGACCCCGCCGCGCGATCCCGAAACGATCAGGTCCAGCTTGAGTCGTCACCAGCAGGGCGTCCGGGATGGCCGCGCCATGAGAGCAATGAACCTAACCGGAGATAAAGGAGACCTATGA
- a CDS encoding roadblock/LC7 domain-containing protein, with amino-acid sequence MNPDLGGTNRQLDWLVSNFANEVPGVAHAVLVSADGLLMAASAQLPVDRAEQLSAVTAGLASLSVGVSNLFEGGTVLQSVVEMEHGYLLLMAVGDGSYLAVLTNTSCDIGQVGYEMALLVERVGQTVQATPRVTMGS; translated from the coding sequence ATGAACCCCGATCTAGGTGGTACGAACCGTCAGCTCGATTGGCTGGTTTCGAACTTCGCCAACGAGGTTCCCGGCGTTGCCCACGCAGTCCTTGTCTCCGCCGACGGCCTACTCATGGCCGCGAGTGCGCAACTGCCCGTCGACCGGGCAGAACAGCTCTCCGCGGTCACAGCGGGCCTGGCCAGTCTCTCGGTCGGTGTGTCGAATCTGTTCGAAGGCGGTACGGTACTGCAATCCGTCGTCGAGATGGAGCATGGCTACCTCCTGCTGATGGCTGTGGGCGACGGGTCGTACCTCGCGGTACTGACCAACACGTCCTGCGACATCGGCCAGGTCGGATACGAAATGGCCTTGTTGGTGGAGCGTGTGGGCCAGACGGTGCAGGCCACCCCACGCGTCACGATGGGTTCCTGA
- a CDS encoding DUF742 domain-containing protein, whose protein sequence is MDIDDHRMGGAEPSLVRPYSLTAGRTRPAVELALEALVASHPVALERQFELSNIETSIVELCRESPSVAEVAARLGIPIGVARVLVADLIEAGHVRVSATLKDDSSDDERRELIERVLSGLRRI, encoded by the coding sequence ATGGACATAGACGATCACCGCATGGGAGGCGCCGAGCCCAGTCTCGTTCGCCCGTACTCGCTGACCGCGGGCCGCACGAGGCCTGCGGTCGAGTTGGCGTTGGAGGCGCTCGTCGCCTCCCATCCGGTCGCCCTGGAGCGGCAGTTCGAACTGTCCAACATCGAAACGTCCATCGTGGAGTTGTGCAGAGAATCGCCGTCCGTCGCCGAGGTCGCGGCGCGGCTCGGGATACCGATCGGCGTGGCCCGGGTCCTCGTGGCAGACCTCATCGAAGCGGGCCATGTCCGCGTCTCGGCGACTTTGAAAGACGATTCCAGCGACGATGAGCGTCGCGAGCTGATCGAAAGGGTTCTCAGTGGACTCCGGCGTATTTGA
- a CDS encoding GTP-binding protein: MDSGVFDSTAQVDTRTSKPTSAKIVVAGGFGVGKTTMVGAVSEIVPLRTEALVTNASTGIDNLTGIPMKSTTTVAMDFGRISLADDLVLYLFGTPGQYRFWFMWDDLIRGAIGAVVLVDTRRLEDSFAAVDYFEARNLPFLVALNEFDDSPRYPLEDIRQALAVPADVPIMSIDARRREPAKQALVSLTEYALRKVMQGY, encoded by the coding sequence GTGGACTCCGGCGTATTTGATTCGACGGCGCAGGTCGACACCCGCACCAGCAAGCCGACGTCGGCGAAGATCGTCGTGGCGGGGGGTTTCGGCGTCGGCAAGACCACCATGGTCGGCGCCGTCTCCGAGATCGTCCCGCTCCGTACCGAGGCGCTGGTGACCAATGCCAGCACCGGAATCGACAATCTGACCGGCATCCCGATGAAGTCCACCACCACCGTGGCCATGGACTTCGGCCGGATCAGCCTCGCCGACGACCTGGTCCTCTACCTGTTCGGCACGCCGGGGCAGTACCGCTTCTGGTTCATGTGGGACGACCTGATCCGCGGCGCCATCGGCGCCGTCGTCCTGGTCGACACCCGCAGGCTGGAGGACAGCTTCGCCGCGGTCGACTACTTCGAGGCGCGCAACCTGCCGTTCCTGGTGGCGCTGAACGAGTTCGACGACTCGCCGCGGTACCCGCTGGAGGACATCCGGCAGGCGCTCGCGGTCCCCGCCGACGTGCCGATCATGTCGATCGACGCGCGGCGGCGGGAGCCGGCCAAGCAGGCGCTGGTCTCGCTCACCGAGTACGCGCTGCGCAAGGTGATGCAGGGCTACTGA
- a CDS encoding acetyl-CoA carboxylase carboxyltransferase subunit alpha/beta: MGTSARELIDRLLDPGTFASWDRPPVPVAESRSYRTELAKAAAAAGTDESVLTGEGLLRGRRVAVIACEFGFLAGSIGVAAAERITAAIERATALGLPLVASPTSGGTRMQEGTVAFVQMVKIAGAVAAHKAAGHPYLVYLRNPTMGGVFASWGSLGHMTFAEPGALIGFLGPRVYEALYGEPFPDGVQTAENLYRRGVIDGVVGLTVFRRIAYRALSVLSGAVVPDPATGRADRFVPTLGAAESTAPAWESVLISRKPDRPGLRDLLRHVTHRVPLSGTGQGEHDRTVVHALARFRGRPCIVFGHDRAGHGTDAMGPAALREARRSMALARELKLPLVLVIDTAGAALSKEAEERGLAPEIARCIADLVTLPTPTLSVLLGQGAGGGALALLPADRVLAATHAWLAPLPPEGASAIVHRDTGRAPELAAAQRIGAAELLADGVVDRIVPELPDAAAEPVAFARRTVAVIADELAGLAAGPGGDRAPARYRRYRRLGLPG; encoded by the coding sequence GTGGGCACGTCCGCACGAGAACTCATCGATCGGCTGCTCGACCCGGGTACCTTCGCGAGCTGGGACCGGCCACCCGTGCCGGTGGCCGAATCGCGCTCGTACCGAACGGAACTGGCGAAGGCCGCCGCGGCAGCGGGCACCGACGAGTCGGTGCTCACCGGTGAAGGGCTGCTGCGCGGCCGCCGGGTCGCGGTGATCGCGTGCGAGTTCGGCTTCCTGGCCGGCTCGATCGGGGTCGCCGCGGCGGAGCGGATCACGGCGGCGATCGAGCGCGCCACCGCGCTCGGGCTGCCCCTCGTCGCCTCGCCGACCTCGGGCGGCACCCGGATGCAGGAGGGCACCGTCGCCTTCGTGCAGATGGTGAAGATCGCCGGTGCGGTGGCCGCGCACAAGGCTGCCGGTCACCCCTACCTGGTCTACCTGCGCAATCCGACCATGGGCGGGGTCTTCGCGTCCTGGGGCTCGCTGGGGCACATGACCTTCGCCGAGCCGGGCGCGCTGATCGGCTTCCTCGGGCCGCGGGTCTACGAGGCGCTCTACGGAGAGCCGTTCCCGGACGGCGTGCAGACGGCGGAGAACCTCTACCGCCGCGGCGTGATCGACGGGGTCGTCGGGCTCACCGTCTTCCGGCGGATCGCCTACCGCGCGCTGAGCGTGCTCAGCGGGGCCGTCGTCCCGGACCCTGCCACCGGCAGGGCCGACCGGTTCGTCCCCACGCTCGGTGCGGCCGAAAGTACCGCTCCGGCCTGGGAATCGGTCCTCATCTCGCGCAAGCCGGACCGGCCCGGGCTGCGCGACCTGCTGCGCCACGTCACGCACCGGGTGCCGCTGAGCGGCACCGGGCAGGGTGAGCACGACCGCACCGTCGTGCACGCGCTCGCCCGCTTCCGCGGCCGCCCGTGCATCGTCTTCGGCCACGACCGGGCCGGTCACGGCACCGATGCGATGGGGCCGGCCGCGCTGCGCGAGGCGCGCCGCAGCATGGCTCTCGCGCGCGAGCTGAAGCTCCCGCTGGTACTGGTCATCGACACCGCGGGGGCGGCGCTCTCGAAGGAGGCCGAGGAACGGGGCCTCGCCCCGGAGATCGCCCGCTGCATCGCCGACCTCGTCACCCTGCCGACCCCGACCCTCTCGGTGCTGCTCGGCCAGGGCGCGGGCGGCGGCGCGCTGGCCCTGCTCCCCGCCGACCGGGTGCTCGCCGCCACGCACGCCTGGCTCGCCCCGCTGCCGCCGGAGGGGGCGAGCGCGATCGTGCACCGGGACACCGGGCGCGCACCCGAGCTGGCCGCCGCGCAGCGCATCGGCGCCGCCGAGCTGCTCGCCGACGGCGTGGTCGACCGGATCGTGCCCGAGCTGCCGGACGCCGCCGCCGAGCCGGTGGCCTTCGCCCGCCGGACCGTCGCGGTGATCGCGGACGAGCTGGCCGGGCTCGCCGCCGGGCCGGGCGGCGACCGCGCGCCCGCCAGGTATCGCCGCTACCGGAGGCTCGGATTGCCCGGCTAG
- a CDS encoding aldo/keto reductase, with amino-acid sequence MTFRSDKSAVPTIVLPDGNVIPQLGFGVFQVPADEAASVVTKALEVGYRSIDTAAIYGNEEGTGRAIRESGLPRDEVYVTTKLWNSEQGYDSTLRAFDESLKRLGLDYLDLYLVHWPVPKADRYVDTFKAFQALKADGRVRSIGVSNFTPAHLERIIAETGEIPAVNQVELHPRFIQAPLRSFHQSHAIATEAWSPLGQGQVLDDPVIASIAKQVERTPAQVVIRWHLQLGNIVIPKSVTPERIESNFDVFGFELTDEQVEAISGLNADARIGGDPETLTAGLD; translated from the coding sequence GTGACTTTCCGAAGCGATAAGAGCGCCGTACCGACGATCGTCCTGCCCGACGGGAACGTGATCCCGCAACTCGGCTTCGGAGTGTTCCAGGTGCCGGCCGACGAGGCGGCGAGCGTCGTCACCAAGGCGCTCGAGGTGGGTTACCGCAGCATCGACACCGCCGCCATCTACGGCAACGAGGAGGGCACCGGCCGGGCCATCCGCGAGTCCGGACTGCCCCGCGACGAGGTCTACGTGACCACCAAGCTGTGGAATTCCGAGCAGGGGTACGACTCCACGCTGCGCGCCTTCGACGAGAGCCTGAAGCGGCTCGGCCTGGACTACCTCGACCTCTACCTGGTGCACTGGCCGGTGCCGAAGGCCGACCGCTACGTCGACACCTTCAAGGCATTCCAGGCGCTCAAGGCCGACGGCCGGGTCCGCTCGATCGGCGTCTCCAACTTCACCCCCGCCCACCTGGAGCGGATCATCGCCGAGACCGGCGAGATCCCCGCCGTCAACCAGGTCGAGCTGCACCCGCGCTTCATCCAGGCGCCGCTGCGCTCGTTCCACCAGTCGCACGCCATCGCCACCGAGGCGTGGAGCCCGCTCGGCCAGGGGCAGGTGCTGGACGACCCGGTGATCGCCTCGATCGCGAAGCAGGTCGAGCGCACCCCGGCCCAGGTCGTCATCCGCTGGCACCTGCAGCTCGGCAATATCGTGATCCCCAAGTCGGTGACGCCGGAGCGCATCGAGTCCAACTTCGACGTCTTCGGCTTCGAGCTCACCGACGAGCAGGTCGAGGCGATCAGCGGCCTGAACGCCGACGCCCGCATCGGCGGCGACCCGGAGACGCTGACCGCCGGGCTGGACTGA